A part of Paraburkholderia azotifigens genomic DNA contains:
- a CDS encoding AAA family ATPase has product MSDTKEFRSTLTRYLKARVPFISIRSAERSRVLDILREIAQGLSNAPVYVHTLSQGTKELISNREINPDRTAVGALDHASQQISQRQNLTFVLTESPDSEDDTPFARQLLDTVMLAAENGGAVVIITTKPVWGQLQRLGMSLTLSAPSEDEMLEIIREQIGAYRSDYRIEWDEADEREAAAILTGISRIEAENIIATLLANGCIVKDDLAQLTHAKDRIFADISGIERVQVRGSELNVGGLGGLKAWLDKERPLLTADLRERGIRPPRGVLLVGVPGCGKSLSAKAIAHNWKMPLYRLDLSTIHGQYLGQSEGRLKDALSTADHVAPCVLWIDEIEKGLAGATQGSGDGGTSTRLVGQFLYWLQEARSRVFVVATANDVSRLPPELLRRGRFDELFFVDLPTAEERKDIINIYIRRGLKYQPTDALMTELVEASEGFAGSDLESAVREVVKEAFLSGDAVVSDDLFRRSFHNVVPLSKTSPEQIENIRAWGRERAVPASGQPIGGAGQQQRARRAVLA; this is encoded by the coding sequence ATGAGCGATACCAAAGAATTTCGCAGCACGCTGACACGCTACCTGAAAGCCCGAGTCCCGTTCATTTCGATTCGAAGCGCGGAACGCTCGCGTGTTCTCGATATCCTTCGTGAGATCGCACAAGGTCTGAGCAACGCACCTGTGTACGTTCACACGTTGTCTCAGGGCACGAAGGAGCTGATCAGCAACCGCGAGATTAATCCGGACCGCACTGCCGTTGGCGCACTTGACCATGCAAGCCAGCAGATTTCCCAGAGGCAGAATCTGACGTTCGTTCTGACTGAGTCGCCGGATTCGGAGGATGATACGCCGTTTGCGCGGCAGTTGCTGGACACAGTCATGCTGGCTGCGGAGAACGGCGGCGCGGTTGTGATTATCACGACCAAGCCAGTTTGGGGGCAGTTGCAACGGCTCGGCATGTCGTTGACTTTGTCCGCTCCCTCTGAAGACGAAATGCTGGAAATCATCCGGGAGCAAATTGGGGCGTACCGGTCGGACTACCGGATTGAGTGGGACGAGGCGGATGAACGAGAGGCTGCCGCCATCCTGACTGGCATCTCCAGGATTGAGGCGGAGAACATTATTGCCACGTTGCTTGCCAACGGTTGCATCGTCAAGGACGACCTTGCCCAGCTAACTCATGCGAAAGACCGTATCTTTGCCGATATTTCAGGAATTGAGCGTGTGCAGGTTCGCGGCTCGGAGCTCAACGTCGGCGGTTTGGGAGGGCTGAAGGCCTGGCTCGACAAGGAGCGTCCGCTACTGACGGCCGATTTGCGGGAACGCGGAATCCGGCCTCCGCGTGGCGTGCTGCTTGTGGGCGTTCCCGGCTGCGGAAAGTCACTTTCTGCGAAGGCTATCGCGCACAACTGGAAGATGCCGCTATATCGTCTGGACCTCTCAACCATTCACGGCCAATATCTTGGTCAAAGCGAAGGGCGGTTAAAAGACGCTCTAAGCACAGCCGACCACGTTGCACCATGTGTGCTCTGGATCGACGAGATCGAGAAGGGACTCGCCGGCGCAACCCAAGGCTCCGGTGACGGAGGCACGTCGACGCGGTTGGTCGGACAGTTCCTTTATTGGCTGCAGGAGGCACGCTCCCGTGTATTCGTCGTTGCAACCGCAAACGACGTGTCGCGACTCCCGCCAGAACTCCTTCGTCGCGGCCGCTTTGACGAGCTTTTCTTTGTGGATCTGCCAACGGCGGAGGAGCGGAAGGACATTATCAATATCTACATCCGCCGTGGTCTGAAATACCAGCCGACCGATGCTTTGATGACTGAACTGGTGGAAGCGTCCGAAGGATTTGCGGGTTCGGACCTTGAGTCTGCAGTTCGCGAAGTGGTGAAGGAAGCGTTTTTGAGCGGCGATGCGGTGGTATCTGACGACCTTTTCCGCCGAAGTTTTCACAATGTTGTACCTCTCTCGAAAACGAGTCCCGAGCAGATCGAAAATATTCGCGCGTGGGGCCGCGAAAGGGCCGTCCCGGCCTCAGGACAACCGATTGGCGGAGCAGGGCAGCAGCAACGGGCGCGGCGCGCTGTCTTGGCTTGA
- a CDS encoding DUF2971 domain-containing protein produces MKHQSPHENKFGFLRAQFDYAYRARRFDIDLAFYSGLTLCHYTDLNGFVGIVDSAGFWLSDHRFLNDAQEFEDGRILTISLLRRMAEKKRYKNFRDVLGNVAASLEQHKEDPYYVCSFSKVPDSLDQWRAYGQNGAGISIVFGNSSGGRSPFNLPPVLVTRKVVYDDHAKARILLAEIRKYAFEYELDVKHGNTIREDDWVSQMTTWLSMNFINFKHKAFASEQEVRLIVATDHIKEFHELKHRAGKYGIVPYVSTGGWNQDNLASESESFRLPIEEVRVGPAANRDALIRSIEVFLTDKGYKNVLVKRSDVPFRG; encoded by the coding sequence ATGAAACATCAATCTCCTCACGAAAACAAGTTCGGATTTCTTCGAGCCCAGTTCGACTACGCCTATCGAGCACGTAGATTTGACATCGACCTCGCCTTCTACAGCGGACTGACTCTCTGCCATTACACCGACCTTAACGGTTTCGTCGGCATAGTTGATTCGGCCGGATTCTGGCTCTCGGACCATCGGTTTTTGAATGATGCGCAGGAATTCGAGGATGGACGAATCTTGACGATCAGCCTGCTACGGAGGATGGCCGAGAAGAAGCGCTATAAAAATTTTCGCGACGTACTCGGCAATGTCGCCGCGAGTCTTGAACAGCACAAGGAAGATCCCTACTACGTATGCTCGTTTTCGAAGGTGCCTGACAGCCTCGATCAATGGAGGGCATATGGTCAAAATGGAGCCGGAATATCGATAGTGTTTGGCAATTCCTCAGGTGGGCGCAGTCCGTTTAACCTTCCTCCAGTATTGGTCACGCGGAAGGTCGTCTACGACGACCACGCGAAAGCCAGAATCCTACTCGCTGAGATACGCAAGTATGCATTCGAGTATGAGCTTGACGTCAAGCATGGAAACACCATCCGCGAAGATGATTGGGTCTCCCAGATGACGACGTGGTTATCGATGAATTTCATCAATTTCAAGCACAAAGCATTTGCTTCCGAGCAGGAAGTCCGGCTTATTGTAGCCACCGATCACATCAAGGAATTTCACGAACTTAAACATAGGGCCGGAAAGTACGGGATCGTTCCTTATGTCTCAACTGGTGGCTGGAATCAAGATAACCTAGCATCAGAGAGCGAGTCGTTTCGCTTGCCGATAGAGGAAGTTCGGGTCGGGCCGGCTGCAAACCGGGATGCTCTAATCCGCAGCATCGAAGTCTTTCTTACGGACAAGGGATATAAGAACGTGCTGGTGAAAAGGTCCGATGTGCCTTTCCGAGGCTGA